The segment CCACAGTGGAGAAGCGGAGTAATATCGCAAGGATCAGGGACCCGGCCAAAACGGTTCCCAGAACAACCGCGATTCCGGTGAGAAGAGGAGAACGTAAAAGGGGACGGGTGGATTCGTCCATGCTGGACTGTTTCATCGGTGCACCTCCCGGCAGTGTTTGTACATGGGTATGAGCTTATCTCACCATATATTCCGTGACCCGGGGATGTGGAAGAATCCATAAATAAATTCCCGCCTTCGGAAGAGAATAAGTCCGGAGGGGGGATGGCTGTGCAAGAAGCGATGACGATGTTGTTTCGTTCGCTGTTTATCTATCTGTTTGTGCTCCTGATCATGCGGTTGATGGGAAAACGGGAGATTGGCAAACTTTCCGTGTTTGATCTGATTGTCTCCATCATGATTGCCGACTTTGCGGTGATCTCCATTGAGAATACCAAGATGCCTTTTTTAAACGGGTTGCTCCCGATCGTAGTGATGATGGCCGCCCAGATTCTGTTTTCCTGGCTGTCTTTGAAAAGCTCCACCGTCCGGAACGTGATCGATGGAAGACCCACTTTTATCATCAAAAACGGAAAGATCAATGAAGATGAGATGAAAAAGCACCGGTACAATATGGACGACCTTTTATTGCAACTCCGGGAACACAAAATTGCCAATGTGGATGATGTGGAATTTGCCATTCTGGAGACGACGGGAAAGCTCTCCATATTCCCCAAAGAAGAGAAAGCACCTGTGTTGAAAGGAGATTTGGGGGATTTGATGTCGACTCGTCGCATTCCCAGACTTCCCGTATCCCTGGTGATCGACAGCCAAATCCAGCAGGATTCGCTGAAGCAACTCGGGCTGGATGAGGCGTGGCTGCGGGATCAGCTGCAACGGTACGGATACAAAGATCTGAACGAGGTGTTCTTTGTCAGCATCGATCACAAAGGGAAGCTGTATGTGGACTCCCGCGAGGATGGCTAACGGGGCAAGATGGGGGAAATCCACTTTCCGATGTACGGGATTCGCAGAAGGTCCTCCCGCCGCACCAAGGAAAAGAGGATCAATCCGGCCACGTAAACGGCCAGTCCCGCACCCAGGGCCAGCAGGAGATTCCCCGACTGTCCGCCGGTTTTCAGCAATACATTGTGGGAGACAAAAGACATGGCCGCAACGGTCAACGTCAATTTGATCAGGTCTCCCGCCATCAAGGTGAAGGGAACATATCGCAACACGCTGAGAAAGTGAAGGACCGTGACGATCACGATCCCGCAGTTGATGGCGATCACCACCCCGTCGATCCCCAGGGAAGGTTGAGAGCCCAGAAAGAAGATGAGGACCGTTTTCACCACGGAACCGAAGATCGAATTTCGCATGGCATCCTTTGCCCTGTCCATCCCCTGCAAGGCGGCGGAGAGGGGACCCTGGATATACTGAAAGACGGCGAAGGGGGCCAGGATTTGCAACAACCGGGCCACTTCCACATTGTTGTACAGAAGATCGGTGAGGGGAACCGCCAGGACGAAGAGGATGGCGGCGCAGGGGGCACCCACCACCAGAGCCAGCCGCAGTGCCTGGTTGAGCCGATGCTCCACCATTCGTTGCTGACCTTTGGCTGTCGCCTCCGAAATGGCCGGAACCAGGGAGACGGACAAGGCGTGTGTGATAAATCCCGGAAAAAACAGGAGCGGGATCGCCATCCCTTCCAGTTGCCCGTACATGGCAGTGGAAGCGGCCACCGTGATCCCGGCGATGGCCAGGCTCTGGGAGACGACGATCGGCTCCACCGCGTAGGAGAGTGAGCCGACCATGCGGCTGGCGGTCACCGGAATCGCAATACGCATCAAACGGATGGTCGTGTCGCGAAAGCGGCTCCACAGTTTCAGGTTGAGGGATTCCCGGGGACGGAACCGGATCGGCGGCCGCTTGGGATCCTTTTTATAGGAACGAAACAAAAAGAGCATCCCGGCAAATTCGCCGATGACAATCCCCATCATCGCCCCCGCTGCCGCATACTCCACTCCCATGGGGAGCAGGTACCGGGCCAGCAGCAGGACGGAGAAGATGCGTACAACCTGTTCGACGATCTGGGAGAAGGCGTAGGGACTCATATGTTGCCGTCCCTGAAAATATCCCCGGAAGATCGAGGAGATCGCCACGATCGGGATGACCGGAGCAATGCCCATCAAGGAATATACCGCCCTTCGATCCGTCAGGAGAGTGTCGGCGATCACCGGTGCGGCCAGCAGGATGAGGATAGTGAAAAAAATGCTGGTGCAGGTGACAAACAGAATGGCGACCACCAGGGTGGACCGGATCCGTTGTTCATCTTTCTTTGCCTCCGCTTCGGAAACCAATTTGGAGATGGCCACCGGGATGCCGCCGGTGGTGATCACAATGATGAACAACAGGATGGGAAAGGCCATCTGAAAGAGGCCCACCCCTTCATCCCCGATCATGCGGGAGAGGGCGATTCGATAGACAAATCCCAGGACCTTGGTGATAAAACCGGCACCGACCAGGATGAGGGTTCCATGCAAAAAGGTTTGCTTGGTCAAAACCATGCCCCTCTTTCTTCGCAGGTTGATTGATACAAGCTTATGCCCTTGTCTCC is part of the Kroppenstedtia eburnea genome and harbors:
- a CDS encoding DUF421 domain-containing protein, yielding MQEAMTMLFRSLFIYLFVLLIMRLMGKREIGKLSVFDLIVSIMIADFAVISIENTKMPFLNGLLPIVVMMAAQILFSWLSLKSSTVRNVIDGRPTFIIKNGKINEDEMKKHRYNMDDLLLQLREHKIANVDDVEFAILETTGKLSIFPKEEKAPVLKGDLGDLMSTRRIPRLPVSLVIDSQIQQDSLKQLGLDEAWLRDQLQRYGYKDLNEVFFVSIDHKGKLYVDSREDG
- the spoVB gene encoding stage V sporulation protein B — protein: MVLTKQTFLHGTLILVGAGFITKVLGFVYRIALSRMIGDEGVGLFQMAFPILLFIIVITTGGIPVAISKLVSEAEAKKDEQRIRSTLVVAILFVTCTSIFFTILILLAAPVIADTLLTDRRAVYSLMGIAPVIPIVAISSIFRGYFQGRQHMSPYAFSQIVEQVVRIFSVLLLARYLLPMGVEYAAAGAMMGIVIGEFAGMLFLFRSYKKDPKRPPIRFRPRESLNLKLWSRFRDTTIRLMRIAIPVTASRMVGSLSYAVEPIVVSQSLAIAGITVAASTAMYGQLEGMAIPLLFFPGFITHALSVSLVPAISEATAKGQQRMVEHRLNQALRLALVVGAPCAAILFVLAVPLTDLLYNNVEVARLLQILAPFAVFQYIQGPLSAALQGMDRAKDAMRNSIFGSVVKTVLIFFLGSQPSLGIDGVVIAINCGIVIVTVLHFLSVLRYVPFTLMAGDLIKLTLTVAAMSFVSHNVLLKTGGQSGNLLLALGAGLAVYVAGLILFSLVRREDLLRIPYIGKWISPILPR